The following coding sequences lie in one Synechococcus sp. MW101C3 genomic window:
- a CDS encoding dienelactone hydrolase family protein, translating to MAEWITLPAAPAAAPGLVAADRPAGSLAGEQAQRTGVVSVPLRCWWAAPAQPARGAILVLPEVFGINAWVRSVADRLALEGYAALAVPLFARSAPALELGYSADDLAEGRSHKDRTSSAELLADLDVACQWLQERTGAGLLGCVGFCFGGHAALLAASLPQIAATADFYGAGVASGRPGGGPPTLEVLPEVTGRVWCFCGRRDPLMPAAELAAIGAALRQADPAGGRHRLIELEAGHGFMCEARPDHDPVAAAAGWRGMLELFATTL from the coding sequence GTGGCCGAGTGGATCACCCTTCCTGCAGCCCCCGCTGCTGCTCCTGGCCTGGTGGCTGCTGACAGGCCGGCAGGTTCGCTGGCAGGCGAGCAGGCGCAGCGCACCGGTGTGGTTTCGGTGCCGCTGCGTTGCTGGTGGGCTGCTCCCGCCCAGCCCGCACGAGGCGCCATCCTTGTACTGCCGGAGGTTTTCGGCATCAACGCCTGGGTGCGTTCGGTCGCCGACCGGCTGGCTCTGGAGGGGTATGCGGCGCTGGCGGTGCCCCTGTTCGCCCGCAGCGCTCCGGCCCTGGAGCTGGGCTACAGCGCCGATGATCTGGCCGAAGGACGCAGCCACAAGGACCGCACCAGCAGCGCCGAGCTGCTGGCTGATCTGGACGTGGCCTGCCAGTGGTTGCAGGAACGCACCGGGGCCGGCCTGCTGGGCTGCGTGGGCTTCTGTTTTGGCGGCCACGCCGCTCTGCTGGCGGCCAGCCTGCCCCAGATCGCTGCCACCGCAGACTTTTACGGGGCAGGGGTGGCCAGCGGCAGGCCGGGGGGCGGCCCCCCCACCCTGGAGGTGTTACCGGAGGTCACTGGCAGGGTCTGGTGTTTCTGCGGGCGGCGCGATCCGCTGATGCCGGCCGCTGAGCTGGCGGCGATCGGGGCTGCGTTACGCCAGGCCGATCCGGCGGGCGGGCGCCACCGGCTGATCGAACTGGAGGCGGGCCACGGATTCATGTGCGAGGCCAGGCCCGACCATGACCCCGTCGCTGCCGCCGCCGGCTGGCGGGGAATGCTCGAACTGTTCGCCACCACGCTCTGA
- the infC gene encoding translation initiation factor IF-3 produces MPPRPRFDRRAPVRELPNINERISYPQLRVVDADGSQLGVITREEALEVAKDRELDLVLVSEKADPPVCRIMDYGKFKFEQEKKAKEAKKKSHQTEVKEVKMRYKIDSHDYQVRIGQAIRFLKDGDKVKCTVIFRGREIQHTALAEQLLYRMAKDLEESAEIQQDPKREGRNMIMFLTPRKTPLTKEKDAAALAAKAVRTIPSPQRQTSAAAAGEAAEG; encoded by the coding sequence ATGCCTCCTCGTCCTCGGTTTGATCGTCGTGCTCCCGTGCGGGAGCTCCCCAACATCAACGAACGCATCAGTTACCCCCAGTTACGGGTGGTCGATGCCGACGGCAGTCAGCTCGGCGTGATCACCAGGGAGGAAGCCCTCGAGGTCGCCAAGGACCGTGAGCTCGACCTTGTGCTGGTGAGCGAGAAGGCGGATCCGCCGGTGTGTCGGATCATGGACTATGGCAAGTTCAAGTTCGAGCAGGAAAAAAAGGCCAAGGAAGCCAAGAAGAAGTCGCATCAAACCGAAGTCAAGGAGGTGAAGATGCGCTACAAGATCGATTCGCACGATTACCAGGTGCGCATCGGTCAGGCCATCCGCTTCCTCAAGGACGGCGACAAGGTGAAGTGCACGGTGATCTTCCGCGGCCGGGAGATTCAGCACACGGCGCTGGCTGAGCAGTTGCTGTATCGGATGGCCAAAGACCTCGAGGAAAGCGCCGAGATCCAGCAGGACCCCAAGCGCGAGGGGCGCAACATGATCATGTTCCTCACGCCGCGCAAAACGCCGCTCACCAAGGAAAAAGATGCCGCCGCCCTGGCGGCCAAGGCGGTGCGCACCATTCCTTCACCGCAGCGCCAGACCAGCGCCGCCGCTGCAGGCGAGGCCGCCGAGGGCTGA